DNA from Plasmodium yoelii strain 17X genome assembly, chromosome: 13:
CTAGAAAACAACAAATACAATCAAACAGTTGCATATAATGATTTAATCCACATAATTTCGCAATGACTCCATCTGCTACCCCATCTGATATCCTATATGATATCTTATCTGCTACCCTATATGATATCTTATCTGCTACCCTATATGATATCTTATCTGCTACCCTATATGATATCTTATTTTCTACCCCATCTTCACCATGCATTATGACAAAACTAAACGAATAGGTAAAGCCAAATGAGATAATATTTACAAACTGACTCATGTTTAACATATTGTGAACTAAacacatttaaatatattgctGAAAATATCTAAGGAGAAAAAGAAGGCTCGATCAATAGTTGAGAATATATTTACTGCATCCATACTTTCCCCaaaattgtttaaaaaataagatGACATATCATTACATATcatttcaaataatttatttttttcttcttgtGTATATGCAAAATCAAATTGATCAATGTTCCATAAAGAATTTgggaaattatttttaaatcttttagTAAAAGCAATATTGTTCGGATTAAGAAAATTGCCATAAAATAATGGAAAGATAGAATTGGGgtttaatttatttccttgaataaaattattatcatgtTGCCCCTTACGAGTTGTGTTATATTTATTCCTAAAAAGAGGGACCccttgtttttttaatttttttattaaggtaattaaattacaaaaattatgactaaaaatatgtaatatatatcgAATTTTGTAAGAATTGGCACCAACATCTATTGATATATCTATTGGATTTTCAATACATAATCTGTTGTTATTTCGTTCATATTCACTTCGCATATATCTAGGCATAACATGTCCTAAGCCTCTTAAAACAGAACATTTATCATTTAGTGGATAATctaagttataaaaataaaaaaattctaTAATTAAGCTTActaaatttgtattattatatatttttgtatcaAAAGTTAATGGATGGATTtgtaaaaaatgcaaaaccATACAACATAACATAAATGAACCAATACCCCCAGTATATGTTTCATTTAAATTtcttgaatttaaaaaaaatttaatcaaTATAACTAATGgtcttaaatatatatattcttttatttttttttttacaaaatctGTACTTTCTTTTGATGATTTTTGATTTATACATATGTCAACATTGGCACCTGATTCATTATCagtatattttaatatttttacttttgcatcttttattattctcaTATTTCTACAAAcattcaattttattaacacaTAACCAATAATAGTTAACGTCTCAATTTCAGCTTGTTTAATATCCATAAAACATACATCTATATCACTACTTGGTATAGATAATCCTGTGACAAAGGACCCaaatatttccattttaCAATTTGGATAAATAGATTTAACAATCATTTCTAATTTTATTACTGATTTGAGTTTTAATAACTTTTCTTCTTTTGTTGGTGTTAACCATTCTAATAAATAACGAAATGAATATTCTAAGTATCCtatgaaattaaaattatcacttccattttttgttattacaTCTGAAAATgtttttgtaaaattatcatttgcaaaaaatattttctttttattatcatatcttatttttaattttttcatcatatgtttataatatttttgttctAATGAAGTAAGTTTTtggtaatttattttaaaatattgtaatatatctttttcattttcattaccATTTccttcattatttatttttctccaTTTGGAATTTTTCTCTTTCCATGGTTCattcaaattattttgttcttcATCTCGTTTACGtttgttattatttccattaaATTGATTATTATCAAATGTCTCATCATTGTTTATACTATTTCCataaaacattattttaCTTTTGTTTTTAACAGAGGATAGAGATTTCTCTTTATCCAAGTTggataaataattaatagaCGAAGAACTATCAGATCCTGATGATACAGAAGAACATGAATATATACTAATATCTGATACGTTACCTTGTGAATTTGTTGCTTCAtctgtatttttatttttatttttattttttgataatgttttttgttttttcttaACATGATCAGTTTGTACATTTTGTTCAGTATTTgatatatcatttattatttttttttcttttatatttttattaatatcttcTGGATTATCAACTAGCGAAATTACAGTATCAGCTTCTTTCATTGGCTTATTTACTCGATTTGGCCTTTCTCTATTTTTCTTCAAAACTTTATGAAGCTCCAATTTGGCTTCCTTCACACTTTCTGGCTCTTCTTCATtgtaaagaaaataatacaaatcatccatttattaatttaataaatttgtacataaaaaaaacaaaaaaaaattattcacCAAACAAATAGTTAAACACTATTTCTAAAACATAAGACATATCATATGCTACtgaattatatgtatatgtccATATGTTTTCTAAATTATATCCATAGTTAAAACATGgccatatttattattcctTTGTTCatacttttatatatttttattttattatattttttttttcccttttaaCTTAGCATTTTAAATGagaaaaacaaatttttattaatttataaacatgcaaaaaatttggaaaaaaaaaaaaatatatatttatccatatgtaatacatatatacaattaatacaaaataagtaaagaatttctcttttttttgataattgtTTATTAAACGTGAAAAAATTTAGTATGCATTTTATTATCCACTTtaaaaaggaataaaaaaaaaataaattaaaataataaaaaaaaataaaataaattacaaCGTAAATTAGCTACATGTATATTCAAAagtatagaaaaaatatgaacatgtcataaaaaatagctaTATTATTATGGGGAAATTAacgaaaaatgaaaaaaaatatgacagGTCAGAACATTTCatagataaataaataaataaataaaacaaacaaaCAAGCTCATattgtatatgcatatttggGTAAGCATCACACATGCGTTATTGTAAacgcaaaaaaaaaaaaaaaaaaaaacgcaCAAAAACGAACAAAAAGttagattaaaaaaaacgaacAAAAGTTagattaaataaaatggGGGTAAAATTCATTGTAGAGCATATGGATGATCTTGAAGAATGGTGCATACTtgaatatatgcatatttgtGAAATTgtaaaagatgaaaatataatatttacaaaatttaaaggtaattttaaagatatatcaAAATCACATGAGCCAAAATGTTATGAAAAATCTATAGGTGATTTAAAAGATGAATTTGGATGGAATAAAATATGCTTATTAGATATGAAAGCAAAAGATGTATTAACATGCAaggataaaaatgaaatcgactttttattatttggtGGTATATTGGGAAATGTACCATCAAATGATAGAACATCAGAATTAAGAAAATTCGAATTTCCTATATCAAGAAATCTAGGAAGTGTGCAAATGACTACAAATACTGCAGTGTTAGTTtgtcatattattttaaatgatCAGGTAGAATTAGAAAATATTCCTTTTGTTGATAATCCTGATATTGttcttaaaaataataaagaatctATGATGTTGCCATTTCGTTTTGTTtccaaatattattatacaaaaTGTGAAAGCGATAAAAATGTTCCAATTCTACCAAAAAATTTTAAGGactatttaataaaattaggTGATCAGCAATATAATGATCTtgattcttttttttaaaaaaccaTTTTTGTGTACAAAGGGGTATAAGCAAGTTATGATTGAAGCGGTGTGGtgttttattactattatatttttactattatatttttttattattttttatttttttattttttattttttattttttattttatttttttttttttttcgccaTAGTGTCACTGTTCCTTTGCACACATCTTGTACAAATATTCAATTTCATACTTGTATACAGATTCATCATTTGTTATATCAGGTGTTTCTAAAACAATTGGAatgtttttgaaatattttgatgtcataatatatttaaatgtatCTAATGTTAACTTTCCTTTTCCAATATTTTCATGTCTATCTAACCCACTTCCTAAATCCGATTTTGAATCATTTAAATGTACagcttttaaatatttagaaTCTAcaatattatgaaaatgatTCATAACTTGTTCAAATTTTTCATATGATTTTATATCATAACCTGCTGCAAATGTATGACATGTATCTAAACAAACACCTATCCTTTCTTTATCATTAATTTGAGATATTATATCACGTAAATGTTCAAATTTTGAACCTATTGAATTTTTTTGACCTGCCGAATTTTCTAAAACTATGATAACATTTGATGTTTCTTTATGGGCTCTATTTATACAAtcagaaatattttttattccttGTTCTGTTGAACACATTCCAACAGTTGAGCCTggatgaaaattatataatttaatatttaattgttCACATCTTTTTATATCATCTACAAATGATAAGTAAgatttttctcttttttctttatcaGGATTTGCTAAATTTATAAGATATGATCCATGTggtaaaattaaatttttatcaaaattatattttttacaattttcattaaattgttttatattttcttcagtTAATGGTGGACTATCCCATTTtctttgattttttaaaaataatgcaaATGCCATTCCTGATACATTAAATGAATTTATTGGGGCATTTTGTACTCCCCCGGAAGCAGATATATGTGCTCCCAAATAAACATTTGTAGTTTTTGCATattctataatttttttataatcttCCCATCTCTTTTCAATACTTTTTGGTATACTAGGATATgttatattaacatttttattcgTTTCTGAtttagtttttattttttgctttgtcttattatttttatcgattttttttttctgaacaATTGTTtcgttttttatattttctttattattatcttgttttatt
Protein-coding regions in this window:
- a CDS encoding DNA-(apurinic or apyrimidinic site) lyase 1, putative, whose product is MPSYCRCFVFQFLLYMLLINIVKNNIITAFSHRHQTIRERKNAFSNTPINYIYYLGGNKIMTKMVKENKGSTKNEKKNSINNTQDIRNFMNLKKEEKDEECDEKIKQDNNKENIKNETIVQKKKIDKNNKTKQKIKTKSETNKNVNITYPSIPKSIEKRWEDYKKIIEYAKTTNVYLGAHISASGGVQNAPINSFNVSGMAFALFLKNQRKWDSPPLTEENIKQFNENCKKYNFDKNLILPHGSYLINLANPDKEKREKSYLSFVDDIKRCEQLNIKLYNFHPGSTVGMCSTEQGIKNISDCINRAHKETSNVIIVLENSAGQKNSIGSKFEHLRDIISQINDKERIGVCLDTCHTFAAGYDIKSYEKFEQVMNHFHNIVDSKYLKAVHLNDSKSDLGSGLDRHENIGKGKLTLDTFKYIMTSKYFKNIPIVLETPDITNDESVYKYEIEYLYKMCAKEQ
- a CDS encoding SAM-dependent RNA methyltransferase, putative; protein product: MGVKFIVEHMDDLEEWCILEYMHICEIVKDENIIFTKFKGNFKDISKSHEPKCYEKSIGDLKDEFGWNKICLLDMKAKDVLTCKDKNEIDFLLFGGILGNVPSNDRTSELRKFEFPISRNLGSVQMTTNTAVLVCHIILNDQVELENIPFVDNPDIVLKNNKESMMLPFRFVSKYYYTKCESDKNVPILPKNFKDYLIKLGDQQYNDLDSFF
- a CDS encoding nucleotidyltransferase, putative → MDDLYYFLYNEEEPESVKEAKLELHKVLKKNRERPNRVNKPMKEADTVISLVDNPEDINKNIKEKKIINDISNTEQNVQTDHVKKKQKTLSKNKNKNKNTDEATNSQGNVSDISIYSCSSVSSGSDSSSSINYLSNLDKEKSLSSVKNKSKIMFYGNSINNDETFDNNQFNGNNNKRKRDEEQNNLNEPWKEKNSKWRKINNEGNGNENEKDILQYFKINYQKLTSLEQKYYKHMMKKLKIRYDNKKKIFFANDNFTKTFSDVITKNGSDNFNFIGYLEYSFRYLLEWLTPTKEEKLLKLKSVIKLEMIVKSIYPNCKMEIFGSFVTGLSIPSSDIDVCFMDIKQAEIETLTIIGYVLIKLNVCRNMRIIKDAKVKILKYTDNESGANVDICINQKSSKESTDFVKKKIKEYIYLRPLVILIKFFLNSRNLNETYTGGIGSFMLCCMVLHFLQIHPLTFDTKIYNNTNLVSLIIEFFYFYNLDYPLNDKCSVLRGLGHVMPRYMRSEYERNNNRLCIENPIDISIDVGANSYKIRYILHIFSHNFCNLITLIKKLKKQGVPLFRNKYNTTRKGQHDNNFIQGNKLNPNSIFPLFYGNFLNPNNIAFTKRFKNNFPNSLWNIDQFDFAYTQEEKNKLFEMICNDMSSYFLNNFGESMDAVNIFSTIDRAFFFSLDIFSNIFKCV